Genomic segment of Saccharomyces cerevisiae S288C chromosome XV, complete sequence:
AGAATGAGCTCCATACctcaattaaaaaaaatactataTACTGTACCCAAAGAAATATTGGTTGGAGCAGACAACGATGATCAGCTCCATGATCTAGAACCAGAAGAATTACGTGAACTTGATTTGAGAGTAACATCGTTAATCTCAGAATTTTACCAATATAAAAAGGATATCACAGCCACTCTAAATTTCACCAAAAGTATTGTTAACAACTTTCCACTAATCTCTAAACAACTGATTAAGGTTTCATCTGTTAACAAGGATATAATAACAAGTAATGAAGAACTCAATAGTAAAGGCTTCGATTACAACATGCTAGGTCTCTATATTAATGGAcagaattggaaaattaCCTCACTGACTCCGTACAATTTGCTTACTGCTTTAAAAACTGAATACCAAAGTTTACTGAAAATTACGAACCTTTTGCAAGAACTCGAGCCATCGAAATGCATACTAGATTCCAAGTTTTTACTCAATAAGTTTTCTCAATTTTCATTGGGGAAGTTGCAAAACTTACAACCAATCAAAATGGATCTCCACACAATTCCAGGGTTCTCAGAATCAGTAATATACTTCAATGATATCGAAAGCGACCCGCAATATGACGAATTAGTAAATAGTGTTCAAgcattttttgataaatcGAAATTCGGAGAGTTGCCTGAAATAAAGCAAAACTGGTCAGAGATCATATTCGTTATAGATTTCGCCCGTTTAGAAGATAGTGAGGTGAAGGAGGCATTGGGTGGGTTGGTTCGTGCCGTTAATGTTGTCTCCCAGGGATATCCGCAAAGAGTCGGACTATTGCCATTTAGTTCAGATAGTGACAAGTCCGTTGTTAATAAAATTTACGAGCTGAAGAACTCAACTGACAATTTAACAGAattaaaaagttttttggAGACAATGCTGCTTGCAGATGGCCTTTCCGCGAATGCAAAACATTCAAAACACATACCAGTTCCAGATGTTTTCCATCTACTTGATGAACTTCAAATTGACGAAACATCAATTATAATCAATGGAGAGATTTACCcatttagaaaaaatgcTTGGAATTATTTAATTGCAAAAGTTATCAAAAAGGACACTGAATTTATTCGTAAAGAATTGAGCAATTCTTCTCCgaaaaacaaacaaattaGCGTAAGGGACTTATTGCATTACAAATCTGCAAATCTGAGACATAATAAATATACACCAAATTATTTTGCTGATTCGGTATATTCTTCGGTCAACAATACTGCATTGGAAAGCGTATGCTCAGAAAGAATAGGCTACTATActaaaaatgaagaatacaaTTTATTACACACAATCACATTAGTGGATGATTTTGGCTCTATTCAtgctttgaaaagattgaGAAACTTGTTGCATACTTCCTTTGTTGGTGTTAGGATCAGAATCATTCACGTAGGTGATATTTCTGATATTTGGTATCAATTGCGTGGAAGTCTTTCCCAAAAAGATCCAATAGGCTCAATAAATACATTTATTGATGCTTTGAAACTtaaaaaggtaaaaagTCACACGTACAAAAAAAGCGGCTTAAACCAGTTAGGCCTTCATAAATGGCTTCCTGACATTCCATTATTTGAATTGCAAAAGGGTTCATTTATTGCTTTGAACGGTAGATTTATTCATCTTGATCAAAATGAAGTGCCAGAAACAGAACATTTCGAAGCAATCATAAAGAGAGAAGCTCTAAGAACGATCGATTCAGTTTTCGCCCTAGATTTACTTTTTCCAGGTTTCTCACAGGAAATAATCAATCCTGATTTGATAGAAATGATCTCCTCCATTTTAACTAGGTTGTTTTACCAAGGTacacatatatacaataaTGGTATTGATTataccactgaaagtagCTTACCAAGAATGGATTTGAGCGAGTTTTTTAGACCTAATAATTTAACGATGTTTGAAGATGGAAAATCAGCTTCTATTGATTTACTACTAATTTTAGATCCACTTGAAGAGAGAACGCAAATGATTCTTTCTCTTGTTGAGCAATTCAGGcctttgaaatttgttaatattcaGGTAATTTTAATGCCGACACTGGAATTAAACATTGTCCCTATTAGAAGAATATACGTTGATGACGCAGATATTGTCAAATCAATAACTTCTGAGGATAGCAGATCAGATCCAGAAGTAGATATTGAAATGGATGTTCCTAATTCTTTCATTGTAGATAATAATTATcggataaaaaaattgctcATAGAATTACATTCCTTCTCTAGCAAAACAGTCCTTTCAACTGGCAATATTGATGGTATGGGGGGTGTATGCCTAGCACTTGTCGATTCTGCAGGGAACATTATTGACAAAACTACAACAATGAAAACCTTTGGCTATGGACAATTTCATACCgacaaatttttaaaggGTTGCTATATAAAAAGTTGTGATTCAAGATATACCGTTCAGTCATTTTCTACTGACGGGCATCCCGACTTTATACCATCAGATTCCTTGGATATACTGTCGTACAATCCACAAAAAATCGctgtaaaaatttcagaagaGCCTACACACGAGGAAGAATACGAGGAAGGTCGCAACAATGATACAAtaatcaatatttttactaTTTTAGAGTCCGGGCCAGATGAGGAAGAGAGGTACATGCAAATGATTTTATCCATTTTGTCAAAGTGTCCCGAAACGCAAAaggtgaattttttcattttagaTCAGCCGTTTATCTCCGACACTTTAAGGAAATCATGTGAGTATATAAATTCCTCTGATGAAATGAGAGGCaatgtcatttttttgaattatgAATGGCCTCAATGGTTAAGACCGCAAAGATTTTCTTCAAGGAGAAGGGATGTCTCTAGATTTCTGTTCTTGGATGTCCTTTTACCTCAAAACATCTCCAAAGTGTTATATATGAGTCCAACTGAAGTACCGCTGGATCCTTTtgacatttttcaatttcaaggCCTCAAACGTGCACCTCTAGGACTATTCCGAATGAGTGGTGATGGTTATTGGAAAGAAGGATACTGGGAAAAAATGTTAAGGGAGAATAATTTAGAATTTTATTCTACCGAACCGGCCTTTTTAGTAAACTTAGAGAGGTTTCGGGAGTTAGATGCTGGTGATAAATACAGGATTCACTATCAACGTATTTCTACAGACGCCATGTCTCTTGTCAATATCGGCCAAGATCTAGTTAACAACCTACAACTCGAGGTTCCGATTAGGTTTCTCAAGGGATCGTATAAGAAGAAATTAGTTATTAATGATGAATGTGTTTCTgaatggaagaaaaaaataaataagttCGCATCCTCTCCTGGCGATGAAGACGTACCTGGAGAAAGTGTTAGCAGCAAATACCAAGATTCCGACAATGCCGCTCCTCTGCATGACGAATTATAACTACTCGCAGGAAGAGTTCATTACGCGACGGTTCCAAGAGCGTGAAAGAATTGCTTCTGCGCATAAGTCTTCTTCCATAATAGATTTTTATATCATTTTTAGAACATAAAATTTCTCGCCAAGAGTTTTTTAAGTAAAAGCAGATTATCCAGTAACATGGGTTCCGCTTTTTGAGCGAATACTATGAACGAGTTTTGCCCGTGCTCCCCATGACTCATTAGATTCTTTGATGACAAAAGATCACTGGCAGAAGTCTGTTTcgcttcttttcttttttttttttttttttttttttttcgagCAGATTGCAATCAGCGATGAGACAAAAATGGAAAGTAGGTATGGGCTGACGATTGCCTAAACGGTTATCAATTGGTTACTATAAACGCCTCTATTATATGAATATACCTATTTATTGAATCCCTTCATTAATATTTAAGAAGACAGAGGCTATATATCATCTGGATCAAAAAATGACAGCGCCATTGTGGCCAAacaagaatgaaaaaaaccACACAGTTAAAAGAGCGTTATCAACGGATATGACCAGCAATATTTTGAGTAGCACAAACGCGAGCTCAAACGAAGAAAATTCTAGGAGTTCTTCTGCAGCCAATGTACGCTCCGGAACAGGTGCAAATACACTTACTAATGGCGGCAGTACTAGAAAGAGACTTGCGTGCACTAATTGTAGAAatagaaggaaaaaatgtGATTTAGGATTTCCCTGTGGTAACTGTTCCAGGTTGGAATTGGTTTGTAATGTTAATGACGAGGACTTAAGAAAGAAGCGGTACACTAATAAATATGTCAAGTCTTTGGAGAGCCATATTGCTCAACTGGAGACCAACTTAAAAAACCTAGTTCAGAAGATCTACCCTGACGATGAGCAAATACTGAACCGAATGATGGTAGGTGATGTATTATCAGCTCTACCAGACAGTTCACAAGTCTCAATCAATTATACTGACCAAACTCCCTCTCTTCCAATTCCCGCAACCAGAGGTACATTCATTATTGAAAACGATAAGGTCAGTCAACCTCTATCGTCCTTTAACCAACAAACAGAGCCATCTACTCTAAACTCGGGTATCTTCAACAcccaaaaacaaaatttcgAAGAATCCCTTGATGATCAGTTACTTTTACGAAGATCGTTAACACCGcaaggtgaaaaaaagaagaaaccGTTGGTAAAAGGTAGTCTTTATCCTGAAGGACCTGTCAGTTACAAACGGAAGCACCCCGTAAAATCGGACAGTTTATTGCCTGTGTCTTCGTTAACAGCTGCTACAGACCCATCTACTTTTTCTGACGGTATAACTGCTGGTAATTCCGTCCTAGTTAATGGTGAACTGAAAAAACGTATATCCGACTTGAAGACCACCGTAATAGTAAGAGGACTAAACGATGATAATCCCAACTCTATCAATAACGATCCCAGGATTTTAAAATCTCTTTCCAATTTCTATAAGTGGCTGTATCCAggttattttatttttgttcacagagaaagttttctttatgGATTCTTCAATCACTCCAAGAATAACTATGAAGACTCAAGTTACTGTTCTGTCGAATTGATATATGCCATGTGCGCTGTCGGTTCGAGGCTTACACCGGATCTACAAGAATATTCAGAAGTGTATTATCAACGAAGTAAGAAGACTTTATTACAGCTCGTCTTTGATGAGCAAAGTACAGCCCGTATCACCACCGTCCAAGCGCTATTTTGCTTAGCCTTTTACGAACTGGGGAAGGGTAATAATCAATTAGGGTGGTACTTCTCGGGCCTGGCTATCAGGGTCGGCTACGACATGGGATTTCAACTGGACCCTAAAGTCTGGTACGTTGATGATAACAATCTGCAGCTGACCCAAAGTGAGTTGGAAATAAGATCAAGGATTTACTGGGGTTGCTATATAGCGGATCATTTTATTTGCCTGATGTTGGGTAGAACGTCCACATTAAGCGTTAGTAACTCAACCATGCCAGAGTCGGATGAGCTGCCAGAAGTCAACGGCACCGAAGAGTTCAGATTTATTGGAAGACATGTTTTACAGATATCCTTGCCTCTGAAAAACTTGATAATTCTATCAAGGCTTGTACAAATCTTCACCtctaaaattttcatcgAGTCGGAAGATATAGCACGAAAACTAAAGTACTTGAACACTTTCAATTCTCAGGTTTACAACTGGAGACAATCTCTACCGGAATTTTTGCAATGGTCGAAAACACTCATCGAGAACGATGACGTATCCACAGACCCCACTATATCTTACTTCTGGTATTGCTACTACATAGTGCGGCTCACCTTTAACAAGCCATTTATAGAAGACTCTCAAGAATCCGAAACGGTAGTCATAGAGATCATCGATGATTTGAAGACTTTGCTGGACAATTTCGGGAAAAAATTCGGAAACTACACGAAGGGAAACCTTTACCAACTTTACTCATGCCTGTTGGCCATCAACTgtttgaagaagttgaaagaGATACGTTCCAGTGAGCAAGACTCATGGAATGCACAattggattttttcaatcacATCTTCTACACACAACTATATCCCGCATATGATCTGCCGAAAAAGCTGCAGGAGGATACGGAGCTGGAAacagaacaagaaaacCAGATGTTGAACCAAGTTGGAAATATAAACTACACGCACGATTTTTCACTCTCCCACGAAATTGACGATCTTATCAGAGAACTGTTTGGGGTGGGCACACCTCAAAAACTCTGACGATCTTTATATTTGTCACCTTTTCCGTATCGGCGGCTAAAAGGCGATGCGGTGCACAGGCGCGGGGTCCCtgggaaaaagaaatgttcAAATtaacatttctttttcttgttttgtGGCTCTTCTAGAAGGATTTTTAATCAGCATAGCCTGcgttaaaattttttaccGGATCTTATATATCTAAGACATCTACTCTGTTTAAATACTTAACGAACATCATAGAGAATCAACTAATAATATAGATTAGAaaagagaatttttttcgaCTGCGATGCTAGATAACATGCAATTTCATTCTCCAGCACCGGAACATCCTCAATTGAATGGGGGTATTAACAAAATTCCCGCTTCCCACAAAATAGGTTACAAATTAAACCAGCAAGTGCAGAGATTGGCTGTGGTCAGGAATAATATTGAAGAGAGATTGAACTCGATGGAATCCTCACACGGACAGATATCCGATAGTAGCGTTGTCCGTGCTATCGATGCAAGTATCGATGACTTCCTAATACCTTCACCTCCATTATCGCCAAAGCTGAGGCAATGCCCCATAATAAGCCAGC
This window contains:
- the KRE5 gene encoding Kre5p (Protein required for beta-1,6 glucan biosynthesis; mutations result in aberrant morphology and severe growth defects), with the protein product MRLLALVLLLLCAPLRAWTYSLRYGIPESAQVWSILVHLLGDVDNQLLTNLYPLVTGLDDEIDIQENLVALTSNVLRERYDKEDVADLLELYASLYPMGMIQHDISSNAEQDDANSSYFVLNGNRYEKPDDVFYLKSKDLTIQQKVPDVDVIQPYDVVIGTNSEAPILILYGCPTVIDSDFEEFNRNLFMEAMNGEGKFRFIWRSTCSLDGKSVEYPLTHPLEITLQNGSRMSSIPQLKKILYTVPKEILVGADNDDQLHDLEPEELRELDLRVTSLISEFYQYKKDITATLNFTKSIVNNFPLISKQLIKVSSVNKDIITSNEELNSKGFDYNMLGLYINGQNWKITSLTPYNLLTALKTEYQSLLKITNLLQELEPSKCILDSKFLLNKFSQFSLGKLQNLQPIKMDLHTIPGFSESVIYFNDIESDPQYDELVNSVQAFFDKSKFGELPEIKQNWSEIIFVIDFARLEDSEVKEALGGLVRAVNVVSQGYPQRVGLLPFSSDSDKSVVNKIYELKNSTDNLTELKSFLETMLLADGLSANAKHSKHIPVPDVFHLLDELQIDETSIIINGEIYPFRKNAWNYLIAKVIKKDTEFIRKELSNSSPKNKQISVRDLLHYKSANLRHNKYTPNYFADSVYSSVNNTALESVCSERIGYYTKNEEYNLLHTITLVDDFGSIHALKRLRNLLHTSFVGVRIRIIHVGDISDIWYQLRGSLSQKDPIGSINTFIDALKLKKVKSHTYKKSGLNQLGLHKWLPDIPLFELQKGSFIALNGRFIHLDQNEVPETEHFEAIIKREALRTIDSVFALDLLFPGFSQEIINPDLIEMISSILTRLFYQGTHIYNNGIDYTTESSLPRMDLSEFFRPNNLTMFEDGKSASIDLLLILDPLEERTQMILSLVEQFRPLKFVNIQVILMPTLELNIVPIRRIYVDDADIVKSITSEDSRSDPEVDIEMDVPNSFIVDNNYRIKKLLIELHSFSSKTVLSTGNIDGMGGVCLALVDSAGNIIDKTTTMKTFGYGQFHTDKFLKGCYIKSCDSRYTVQSFSTDGHPDFIPSDSLDILSYNPQKIAVKISEEPTHEEEYEEGRNNDTIINIFTILESGPDEEERYMQMILSILSKCPETQKVNFFILDQPFISDTLRKSCEYINSSDEMRGNVIFLNYEWPQWLRPQRFSSRRRDVSRFLFLDVLLPQNISKVLYMSPTEVPLDPFDIFQFQGLKRAPLGLFRMSGDGYWKEGYWEKMLRENNLEFYSTEPAFLVNLERFRELDAGDKYRIHYQRISTDAMSLVNIGQDLVNNLQLEVPIRFLKGSYKKKLVINDECVSEWKKKINKFASSPGDEDVPGESVSSKYQDSDNAAPLHDEL
- the TEA1 gene encoding Tea1p (Ty1 enhancer activator involved in Ty enhancer-mediated transcription; required for full levels of Ty enhancer-mediated transcription; C6 zinc cluster DNA-binding protein), encoding MTAPLWPNKNEKNHTVKRALSTDMTSNILSSTNASSNEENSRSSSAANVRSGTGANTLTNGGSTRKRLACTNCRNRRKKCDLGFPCGNCSRLELVCNVNDEDLRKKRYTNKYVKSLESHIAQLETNLKNLVQKIYPDDEQILNRMMVGDVLSALPDSSQVSINYTDQTPSLPIPATRGTFIIENDKVSQPLSSFNQQTEPSTLNSGIFNTQKQNFEESLDDQLLLRRSLTPQGEKKKKPLVKGSLYPEGPVSYKRKHPVKSDSLLPVSSLTAATDPSTFSDGITAGNSVLVNGELKKRISDLKTTVIVRGLNDDNPNSINNDPRILKSLSNFYKWLYPGYFIFVHRESFLYGFFNHSKNNYEDSSYCSVELIYAMCAVGSRLTPDLQEYSEVYYQRSKKTLLQLVFDEQSTARITTVQALFCLAFYELGKGNNQLGWYFSGLAIRVGYDMGFQLDPKVWYVDDNNLQLTQSELEIRSRIYWGCYIADHFICLMLGRTSTLSVSNSTMPESDELPEVNGTEEFRFIGRHVLQISLPLKNLIILSRLVQIFTSKIFIESEDIARKLKYLNTFNSQVYNWRQSLPEFLQWSKTLIENDDVSTDPTISYFWYCYYIVRLTFNKPFIEDSQESETVVIEIIDDLKTLLDNFGKKFGNYTKGNLYQLYSCLLAINCLKKLKEIRSSEQDSWNAQLDFFNHIFYTQLYPAYDLPKKLQEDTELETEQENQMLNQVGNINYTHDFSLSHEIDDLIRELFGVGTPQKL